The window GCAGAAGCTCTGGCTGGAAATCTGCCGCGTCATCGGTGCGCAAGCGGCGAAAGATCAACACATTGCGCCACTCTGTCGTGGTCCCCGTGATGCCGGCGCGTTCAACTGATGGCAACGTCTCGGCGCGTTGGTATTCCCAGCCATAACCCGCCATGCCATTCATAAGCTCTTGGATCGCGAATGAAAACCGAGCTTCGGCGCCACGTACGCCTTTGCCTTTGATCCCCTTGGACGGGGCTGGAACGACTTTGTATTCATAACGGGGCATGGCAGAATTCCGATCTGAGTTGCGTCGTTTTAGCGCGCGGAACACAGAAAGGAAACAGGGCCTACGGGCGGCGTCATTTAACGTACACCGCAAACACTGGGCGTACCGTTTCCAGGGCTGCTGTTAGG is drawn from Sulfitobacter sp. S223 and contains these coding sequences:
- a CDS encoding DUF4177 domain-containing protein yields the protein MPRYEYKVVPAPSKGIKGKGVRGAEARFSFAIQELMNGMAGYGWEYQRAETLPSVERAGITGTTTEWRNVLIFRRLRTDDAADFQPELLPAPEEDVTDADAPLEVSPETSNGGSEPLTDNGVEDTEVNSSIGASLSILALARGSTPSPATGDDVEQGDSSKP